Proteins co-encoded in one Astyanax mexicanus isolate ESR-SI-001 chromosome 1, AstMex3_surface, whole genome shotgun sequence genomic window:
- the mpzl2b gene encoding myelin protein zero-like protein 2b, translating to MCRLWMFLLSAVGVLVIPGVHHVVAIEVSTTKELTAVNGTSVTLKCTFKSTSPLTESSVSVNWSFRPVGQTKEEPVFYYQQKSYPPMENSRFRGHVTWSGNVLKNDASITLQDVQFSFNGTYSCQVRNVPDVHGFASEISLQVVQSVKLSEMGLLAAAVGGAILLVLLILSIFLTVRYCRRKQEDTGVELEKTEWKQQSVW from the exons GTGTGCATCATGTGGTGGCGATTGAGGTGTCCACAACCAAAGAATTAACGGCGGTGAACGGTACTAGCGTTACTCTGAAGTGCACCTTCAAATCCACTTCACCCCTTACCGAGAGCTCAGTATCTGTCAACTGGAGCTTCCGGCCTGTCGGACAAACCAAAGAAGAACCG gttttCTACTATCAGCAAAAGTCCTATCCTCCCATGGAAAATAGCCGGTTTAGAGGTCACGTGACGTGGTCAGGGAACGTACTGAAGAACGATGCCTCCATCACCTTACAGGATGTCCAGTTCAGTTTTAACGGCACCTACAGCTGTCAAGTCCGCAATGTGCCTGACGTCCATGGCTTCGCCAGTGAGATCAGTCTCCAGGTCGTTCAATCAG TTAAGCTCTCTGAGATGGGGCTTCTGGCCGCAGCAGTGGGTGGAGCCATCCTACTCGTCCTCCTCATCCTTTCCATCTTCCTCACTGTTCGATACTGCCGAAGAAAACAGGAAGACACTGGTGTAGAACTGGAAAAGACAGAGTGGAAGCAGCAAAGCGTTTGGTGA